Genomic segment of Apium graveolens strain L.+W99A mitochondrion, complete genome:
TCAGTGAAGACTTGGTGTGAAGCCTTGGAGCTTACGTTAGAAAAGCAAAAGGCCTGGCGGGGCTAGGGTGAGCTGAGGGGGGACAGCGTAAGTGAGCGAATGTGTGTAAGCCCAGTCAAACATGACTGTTCTGGGCGGGGCGGGCCACCCACCTTCGAATGGTGTTGGTCCTACGGACCGTGAACGGATTCGCCTCTGGCCTCTGGGCACGTCGGAACCGCATGAGTTCACCGGGGTGGAGCACGGTCCGCCAAAATCGGCATAGGTTAGGTGCTATTGATGGAACATGGTAAGCCTATCTTTCTCCATATGGAAGTGCTGCGGACACATAGAGATGTGGGTAGAGGAAGCCTCAAAAAGCGAAGGCCGAACTGCAGGTCACGTGACCTGCACCGAGTTGGTGGCTGACTGGGCTTTTATGTGATCAAAGCGGAGAAGCTCGCCTTCTTGTTATCCAAAAGTAGGTCGAATCGGGCGGGCCCCCGCCCCGGAACGTCGAATGAAATAGGCGGCCGGGTTCTCTTTCTACGACCCTTTTGATATGATAGGCACGGACTCCGCGAACGTCCCGCGCCCCTTTACTAATAAACTAATAAGGGAAAGAAAGCCTCAACCAGAACCACATTCCTTTTGCGTGCGGGTGTAGCTAAGTGTCTTACTCTATTGGTCATAGTTTCCTGCTGTTGCGGCCGGTGCTCGTTTGCGCGCGCGTGAACCAACCCAACAAACAAGGAAAGGACGCCTCTCGGGGCATCTGAGAATGATTCGAGCCGTATGAAGGGAAACTCTCACGTACAGTTTGTTTTTTTTTTGGGGGGGGGGGAGCCCGGCAGGGTCCCCCACTTACTTGGCCCGGGCCTAAGTGAAAGTTAAGTGGTGGGCCTACCCATCCCAACCAGGGGTATGCTGGGATTCGCGAAGAGCAGCACCTTACGATGTTCATGACCAATTGGATCCTGACGTACCAGTAGGTACCAGAGGAGATCGCTATGATCGTTACTGTATTCGTATCGAAGAGATGCGACAAAGTGTTCGGATCATTGTGCAATGTCCTAATAAAATGCCTAGTGGCATGATCAAAGCCGATGATCGTAAGCTATGTCCTCCATCACGATGTCGAATGAAACTATCCATGGAATCGTGCGCCGTGTGAAACGTGGATCATCGCCGTTCTTAACCGAGACTCAGGTTAAGCTCCGTCTCGGAACCTTGTGGGGTTAGGAGTAAAGCATCCCGAGGTTGGCGCATCTCGTTGAGCGTGGAGAAGCATTGGGAACCCCAATTTCTTTCTTCGGAGCCGTTTCTTTTCCCGTCTCCCCGCCCCGGCATAGCGCTTCGCTTCCGGTTCTTCGGAAGAATCAACTGACTTCTACCTTATTCATTGATCTGGGGGAAAAGGAACCGCCTACCAGTTGGGAAGCTAGACATCAAGTAAGTGGCTTGATGAGGATAACTAAGCGGACACGCCGGAGTTGGCTGCTGGCACAACAGGGTGGTGCCTTACCGCACCGCAGGCGGGCGCGCGGTAGCGTTCGTGGTGGTACTTCAGGATTCCAATGTACTGCGTCCAAGATCAGAACGAGCTTGCCGGCGGACCACTGCCGTCCCATTCTTGAGTGAGCTGGAGCGCAGCCATCTTATCCACTGAACTAGCTAGAAGCTATCGCTTCGGGTCGAAGCACTAAAAGAAAAGGACCGGGAAGGGCGGCGGCATAGGAACCACGGGACCCCCTACTAGTAAAGGGAAAGCGGAAGTGCGCTCCTGCGCATCAGCTGAAAAGGCCCTTTCCTTTTTTAAGAAAAAGAAGGTCAGCTTCATAGCTCCAACCTATACAAAGGGCTTTGATGCCCTTTGTATAGGTTGCTGGATACGGGATACTCGTAGTAGGCTGGACCAACATCCAGCCGAGAGAGGGCAGTCTTTAGAAGCAACAGGTTGGGAAACCAAGAGAACGCCTCGCGTTTTCTTCTCTTCTTCCCGCCCTAGGAGTAGCACAAAAAGAAGGATTAGCGTTATGGACCCAATGATAAACCACTAAAACCTTACTCGTTGGGGCTCCGCGCACTGGGAAAACGCTCTAGCGGCGGGAACCCGGTCACTAGTTACAAAGCTCCAATAAGGTAAGGTTTCGAGAGGGCTATCACAGTCAGGTGGGAAGCAATTAGCCCTATTTTTAAAGTTTTTAAAGTCCCCCCTTCCTATTTAGGGAGTTGAGGCGAAAATGTTCTTGATGAACCGTTCCGTTCGCCACGCACCGGGCCCATTCACTTGCTTATCGTAGAGGCTGTAAGTACACAGTGCCCCCACAACTATGAATAGTATAGTGGGGTTGAAAGACAGGAGTGCCCGCCCCTCAACTCAAGTAGGCTACTTTTTCCGGAACGCAGTCCGAGATAACCGTAACCGTGTATAGATATAAATCTATCTTCGATGCTGTCATTTCGAAATGTCCGCCTCAACCGCTGTTTCACCTCCCAAAGAGCAAAGCTGGCTTGATGAGCGCAGATGAGGAAGCGGGAGCAAGAAAACCAATAACATCTTTCTTGTCCTTCTACTTAAGGGGCAAAGAGAAGCGCTTTTGCTACTGAGAAAGCGAACGGTCAGCGCGAAGGTTCAAGACTTAGCCGAGCGTTAGCGCGAGGCTATATTCTCATAGCGAGGCGCTTCGAGTTAGCGAAGCGCTGTAGTAGCGCCAAAGCCCTATGCGCTAGAATGCTGAACCAAGGACAAGGACGCTCCGCCTTATCTATAGAAGCAGTCAACTGAGTTCTGAACGAATGAAATTAGCTCCTTGGTAATGGCTCAATCTATAGATAGAAAGCCCTATGATGGGAAACTACCACGTTAGGTTTGGAGAGAGATGGGACCGGTTATATAATAGGGGGAGCAGATGCAAGCTTTTTCTTTCAATAGCCGGCCAAATGACTACAAGATCATCGGTCTACTCTACCTCAATTCACCATTTCGAACCTTATACAGAAGGTTTTTCCGTACCAGCTCCTTCTACCTATACCGCAGTTGAAGCACCTAAAGGAGAATTTGGTGTCTTTCTGGTCAGTAATGGAAGCAATCGTCCCTACCGTCGTAAAATAAGAGCACCTGGCTCTGCCCATTCACAAGGACTCGATTCTATGTCCAAACATCACATGCCAGCAGATGTGGTCACCATCATAGGTACTCAAGATATTGTGTCTGGAGAGGTGGATAGATAGGACTACTAGTTGCTCGATCAGGACCCTAGCTTTATTGCGAGCCAAAAACCTTGATGGATTCCCCTTCCCCTTCGATTCTCAGTACTAGAGATGAACGAATTCCATACGCCCGAAATTAAGATCGAAGAATTTGCTTTATGTTGTTGATATTGGAATTTCATGAACGCGGAGCCAACGAGTCAGTCGAACAGCTTATATAGTAAATAAATAGAAGTGGAAGAGCCTTTCGTTGATACTATTCTATTGTTGCGGCTTCTGGTTGTTCATGCTATACTATTCATTAAAAAAACTAAGAGTAGCCCAAGGAATAAGGCCTATTTATGAGTTCTTGGATTGCTTTCGCCACTCCTTGGTCGCCAATGTTGTCATTATTTCCTATGACAAAGCAGTATGGTCAATTTCCCGTATCTCACCTTATAGGTGCTAAATAAACTATAAGCTTTGCAAAGAAACGAGTATCCCCAGGAAGTAAGAAAACAAGCAAGTTATCAAGGTTTAAAAGAGTTCTGTCAAAGGCCACGCGAATCAAAGTGTTGATTCGCGTTACCGCGGCCTCTTTGAATCACACCTAAACGCGAATGGGCGATCGGATCGAAGACGAACTACTTTTAGTCCCTTATGACTACGCCAATGCCAACGAGAATGCTGCTGTAGCTAGGAGGTCATTCCCACCTCAGCAGCAAATTCAGGTGCATCAACAGCAACAACAGGCACAAGTGGCTAAATCCTTCACAACACAAAATATGGGATCGAAATGCCTGATTACAACGCGCAACCGCCTGCGCAGAACCTTGAAACAATTCGATCAATTTGAAGTTTGAAATGAAAGAAGACGACCAAAGTGGCAGCTCTCTCCGTCTCCCGAAATTCATTAAGTTTATAACCAAACCGCCGATACAATCCATCAATAATGAACTAGACGGCGGATACGGAAGCAGAGGTTCTTCGTGAGTGGATTAACCGCATAAGAGAAGATCCAAGGCTATTATCCTCTATCTATAAAGGGTACCTGGGGAAATAGTAAGAAGGGGCTACATGGTAAGGGGGGAGGCGACGAAAGGAACTTCTTGCATTGAGTCGGAATATCCCCCTTTCGTACATGAGTAGACTGCTCGTTACGCCCCTTTCTTTTTTTGCGGACCGAATAGACGTGAAAATGCTTTTCCGGGGAGTGCAGGCTATGGCTGGAGTTACACAACGCACACCTGGCGGTTAGCAGTCGATAAGTGCACTACAACTACTCAGAAACCATATCAGGACATCCCGGCCAGAGAAAAAAATAGACCAGTTAGTTGAAAGGTAATGCTAGAGTACGCAGAAAATAAGGAATGAATTTGCCAAGATGGAACCCTTGCTTGAACTGACCATCAACCTCCTATTGCTCTATAGCTCAAGAAAAGAAAAGGAAGTGAGCTAACTCGACGAGAGTAAAATGAAAAAAATCGTAGCACCTCGCCACAAAGCAACCTTTATAGGAGTACAAACATCCGCATAGGGGGTATGAGATCTCACAGGAGATTGAGGTGTGAATTGAAAGCCTCTCAAGGTACCAGTAGCAATCTTCTCCTTTCTAATAACTAATAATTTAGCGCCCCTCCGATCCCATTATGAACAAGTAAGGTGACAACGGGCACCCTTGCCTCAGTCCAATGGTTGATTTGAACCAGCTGGTAAGAGTTTCATTCCATTTTCTTTTTTCTTTTAAAGAGAAATGTCCCGGGAATTCAGTCTAAGTCTGAGTCACCTGAGTCTAATTCGGAGTCTGATAATGAGAGGTATACGCTAATATATAGAAAGCTCCCCCTTTGTTTTCTTTTCTCATTCCTGCGATTCATATTGATTGACTATCCGGTCAGAAATCAAAGTCTTTTAGCCATGGATGATACGATTACCTTTCTTGCTCGACTCGAGAGGATTAAAGAGAAGACAGCGCCATGTTAATGCGATCGAAAGAAAGGACTATGCGAAATTCAATGAAATGGTACTTCGTCAAACCTTCCACGCGCAGCAGATTCAATAGCAATTGCAGCTACTTCTATCTTCCTTATTTGATTTAGTCAATCTTTTTTCCTATCCGTTCCGTGGCATGAACGAGAAGCATCCTCTGATCAGATCTCAGTCTTAATTATATCTTTAATGATGTACTTAATTTCATCCATGACCAAGGCACATATTAATATTACATTTAGTACAATAAATAGTAAGTCGGGGTACTAGGCCCTTTTTGTTTCGTGTTTAGCCGTTGAACGACAATCCTCAAGATTAGGTAGTTGGTAAGGAGGAATAGAGAAGGCTGTTTACCTACTGCCGAGAAGCACCATTAGGGTTTCATGGCATAGATTAAAGGACATCTAAGAAGGTATTCTCTTTATACAATATAGCTACTTTGCAATACTTGCTACTAGACTGTATAGCTGTATAAGCATATACTTGCTACTAGACTATATCTCTTGCACAGCTTATCTACTCTATCTCTTTCTCTATAAGACCTACTCCCGCTGGTCGAGCATCTTTCAGAACCTACGGTGCATAAGAATTCTATAAGAAACCACGCGACCGTAGTCAAGTGAATCTTGCTTTATTCTAAACATCATTGCATTCGAGAAAAGCATTCTGTGATAACGAACGGGTTGATGCCACGCAGCTAGCCCCGGGTGAAGGCTTAGTCTTTCGACTAAGTTAGTAAGCGGAGTCGGATTTAATTGCCTGGCAACACTGGGCGTAGATTACCGCTAATAGTTATCCGAAGCACTTTTCTAATGCAATGATGTTTAGAATAAAAGCACATTCCGGCAGGAAAAAAAAAGAGTGTTGCGCAAGTTACGCTAGAAGATAGGTTTCAACTTGTTTTGGTTGAAAGGAATAGCCCCTCATCGACACGGGAAGAGAGCTTCAAGCAAGTGGAAAAATCATGCCTTACGAGTATGCAAGTAATCCCGTCATCTCGTGCAAATGAGGGGAAATAGATAGAGAAGGAGGCTGTTCTCAAGACAAAGAAGAAGATCTTAGAAAGGTGCATGTCTTCTCGAAAGCACTCCCGGGCATGGTAGCCAAGACTCTCCACGGCTGCTCTTTCAGGCTAGCTCTGGGCAGGGCGCATATACACGAACCCACTTTTAGTCGGATCCGAGCTCCAGTAGACAGCGAGACAGCCATTTTAGTATACAGGAGCCAAGCAAGGCAAAGATAGGTGAGTGACACCAAGGTAATTCCAGCACGAAAGCAAGTGTTGTTATCACACGCCCGGTACTGTCTTATTGATTCACCTTCGATTATTCAATCAAGGAAGCAGAATCAACGGCCTTTGAAGAAAGATGACTAAGATATTGAGTTGGAAGTTGGACAAAAGCCCAAAGCCCAAGGAAGAGAAAGGGGGCAGGGACACGAAGCGTCCAACGACTTGAACTTGAGGATCACAAAGAACTATATGGCTTATCTGGTGGATGCGCGTCTTGGGCTCTTTTACCTCTAACTAAAAATCTCATAAGAAAAGAAAGTGCCTTTTCCTAGGGTAGATTCAAGGAATGCTGAAAGGCTATCCGAGTTCACAGGCGTAGTTGCGTGTACTTCATTTCATTGAAATTTTTTTTGTTCCGTTCTAGGCTGGCTCGCTTAGTCTTCAATACATCACATCGTCAATGTCAATGGCTGCTAACGCCGCGACGAGGTCTCAAGGGTTGTTTTCCAACTCGACCGGAGGACTCTGAAAAGGATTCATAGATGGCTAAAGAGTAACAATATGTGCGGTGTACTTTTAGGAAGAGAGTTCATCTTGCGTAAAGGCGCCTGATGGTGGCTGCCTAGAGAGAACTAATTGCACAATTGAAAGAAAGACTTGCTTGTAGGAAAATGAACGGTTTTTAACCAAGTAAAGAACCCCACAACAAATAGATGGGGGCAGGAGATCTTTCTCATTCAGCGCAGTGCAGCTTATATAGAAGGGGCAAAGCGCTGTTCGTGGCACAGCTTTCTTACGAGATTTTCATTGATCGTAGCTAATTAGGCGGCAACAACCGAAGAAGCAGAAGAAGTAGCTGCTACCTTCTTATTTTTCTTCGGCTGGTTCAACTTACTCAACATAATAAACTACCATTGCAGCTTCTCCAGCTACCTCTGCCTCTGCTGTAGGATCCGCCGGTGGATCTTCCGCTCTGGGTACCTATGCTTCTATCCCAACCGAAGCCTTTGCTCCCGAGAGACCCATGCCCCCGTTCCTTCCCCTGACGCCGCTCCTAACCAACCGCGAGTAATGATGCAAAGCTGGGCTGGGTCTGGGCATGCCTACTCTCGAATCTAATCTAAGGAAGGGATGCTTGCTACTGGATATGATCCGGAGAAAGTTCTCTGGTTATGGAGTATATAAGAATTCCCGGCAGGCTAAGGAACTAATAAGGCTATTGGGATCGAGCCCAGACCTGGTAAGCATTTCTTTGAACAGCAGAAAAGCATTCTACCTCGGATGAGGAGTAGTTTCAAATAGAAGTCAAGTAAACTGATTCAAGTTAGCCGGGCTAATCTAGCTGCCAGTGATGATGGAAATCCAGCTGACATAGATTCTGCTGCAAAAGCAAAGGCGGTAGTTTTAGGACCTGGACCTGGACCGTTGACTGGGAGCTGAGAACTCTTCTTTCTCTGGTGAGATCGCCCGAGGGCTTTCCAGACGAAAGAAAGTCAGTCTCAGGATTTGCCCCAATCTGAGAAAGTTTCTTGCGTAAGGTGGTACGAAGAAGGGCATAGACGAGCAAAAGGCTTCAAGGCGGTTCCTAGGTATGAAAATGGCTAGGCAAGGCGCGAAAGCCCGAAATAAGGAGCAAAATCCCGCCGAGATAGCCAGTCCCGGAAAGCCTGACTCGTACCCGGTGCATAACGAGAGAAGAAGCTGCAACCATCAACGGCAAAAAAAGACGTTGTTTGCGTTAGTGTTCGTAACGAATCCCTTATTCCTGCTGTAGAAGGAGTTAGTAGTTTTACAGAATGAGACCAAAGAAATAGGCATCAGTAGGGACTAGCTTAGAGCTGGAAGGTGGGCATATGGGAAATTTACGTATTCTAAGTGAAGCCGAGGTTGAATCCGCAACCGGTCTTGCCGGAAAGTCAGTAGTTTTAGGGCCGACCGGAGACTTCCATTTTTCTTTCTCGAGAGGCTGTAAAGAAGGTATATCGGCTCAACATTCGGACAGGCATACCCATCAATCCTACCATCCTATCATCAAGCATACCGTCGACAGAGTCAGGAAAGGACAGGCGGAAGGGGCGTGGCTTTAGAAAATGGAAATGTGTCTGTCTTTCGGCTTGGTCTATCAAAGAGTAAGCTTTCCCTATCAGCTGTCACTATAAAAAAATCTCTTAAGAGAAGAAAGCGTATAAAAGAAAGGTTCCGATTAAAGCTAAGGGAAGTGAACAAAGAAAAAAAGGCTTTCTCCGAGAAAGCGTCTGTTCACGTCAAGGTCTAATTCCGCGATAAAAGAGCTCTGTTTCCAAACAGATTTGTCCATCAGTAATGGCGTAGGAGAGAAGGTCGAACGCTAATTCCTGACTGAAGGGCTGAGAATGAACACAAGGCTTTGAAATAAAGCTTCCATTCCTACGGACACCGAAACTTGGAAAAGGGTCGGTTGACTTAGCGGATCACTCACACTCTATTGCTCAGAAGAAATAGGGGGATCAGAGACAGTCACTGTTGGAAACTGGGGAGTTGGCTGATAAAGATGGACAGTCACGATCGCGTAATATAAATTCTTCGGCCTCGTCATCGAAAGCGGCTTCCAATTGCTCGGAAATTATAAGCTATATGGGGGACTTGGATGGTGAGCAAAAACAATTGATCAAGAAGTTGGTCAACTTTCGCATGAAAGAAGGTAAAAAAACGAGAGTTCGTGCTATTGTTTATCAAACTTTTCATCGCCCAGCTCGAACTGAACGCGATGTAATCAAACTTATGGTTGACGCCCTAGAGAATATAAAGCCCATATGCGAAGTGGAAAGAGTAGGAAGAGCAGGTACTATTTATGATGTCCCCAGGATTGTAGCCAGGGATCGTCAACAAACCTTAGCTATTCGTTGGACCCTTGAAGCAGCTTTCAAACGACGTATAAGCTACAGGATAAGCTTAGAGCAATGTTCATTTGATGAGATACTGGATGCTTACCGAAAGAGGGGAATTGCACGTAAGAAAAGGGGGAATCTTCATAGACTGGCTTCCACCAATCGAAGTATCGCGCATTTCAGATGGTGGTAAAGTGAGACCACAAAAAGAGCTCTTCCGAATGATAAAGAAAAAAGTGCTTAGGTTCGTTGGAAAAACCAACGCAAATCTCATATTTACTTTAGAAAGCCGGATATATAAAAGGTTGGAGAGAGTGACTTTATTTTATTCTCTTATGTTATGTAAGTAGCTATGTAGTTAGTTAGTCTTTTTTTTCTAGTAAGCCTTTTCCCTGTGTATTAGTTCCCCTTTTTGCAAAAAATAAGCCCCAGCTCCCTAAGAGGGACCCTTCTCTGATAAGGAAGTAAACAAAAGAATCTCAATTTTACGACAAATCTGGTCCGATGGCTGTTCTCAACTAACCACAAAGATATAGGGACTCTCTATTTCATCTTTGGTGCCATTGCCGGAGTGATGGGCACATGCTTCTCAGTACTGATTCGTATGGAATTAGCACGACCGGGCGATCAAATTCTTGGTGGGAATCATCAACTTTATAATGTTTTAATAACGGCTCACGCTTTTTTAATGATCTTTTTTATGGTTATGCCGGCGATGATAGGTGGATCTGGTAATTGGTCTGTTCCGATTCTGATAGGTGCGCCTGACATGGCATTTCCACGATTAAATAATATTTCATTCTGGTTGTTGCCACCAAGTCTCTTGCTCCTATTAAGCCCAGCCTTAGTAGAAGTGGGTAGCGGCACTGGGTGGACGGTCTATCCGCCCTTAAGTGGTATTACCAGCCATTCTGGAGGAGCAGTTGATTCAGCAATTTCTAGTCCTCATCTATCTGGTGTTTCATCCATTTTAGGTTCTATCAATTTTATAACAACTATCTCCAACATGCGTGGACCTGGAATGACTATGCATAGATCACCCCTATTTGTGTGGTCCGTTCTAGTGACAGCATTCCCACTTTTATTATCACTTCCGGTACTGGCAGGGGCAATTACCATGTTATTAACCGATCGAAACTTTAATACAACCTTTTCTGATCCCGCTGGGGGGGGAGACCCCATATTATACCAGCATCTCTTTCGGTTCTTCGGCCATCCAGAGGTGTATATTCCCATTCTGCCTGGATCCGGTATCATAAGTCATATCGTTTCTACTTTTTCGGGAAAACCGGTCTTCGGGTATCTAGGCATGGTTTATGCCATGATCAGTATAGGTGTTCTTGGATTTCTTGTTTGGGCTCATCATATGTTTACTGTGGGCTTAGACGTTGATACCCGTGCCTACTTCACCGCAGCTACCATGATCATAGCTGTCCCCACTGGAATCAAAATCTTTAGTTGGATCGCTACCATGTGGGGGGGTTCGATACAATACAAAACACCCATGTTATTTGCTGTAGGGTCCATCTTTTTGTTCACCATAGGAGGACTCACTGGAATAGTTCTGGCAAATTCTGG
This window contains:
- the orf128a gene encoding hypothetical protein, which encodes MMGNYHVRFGERWDRLYNRGSRCKLFLSIAGQMTTRSSVYSTSIHHFEPYTEGFSVPAPSTYTAVEAPKGEFGVFLVSNGSNRPYRRKIRAPGSAHSQGLDSMSKHHMPADVVTIIGTQDIVSGEVDR
- the rps7 gene encoding ribosomal protein S7, producing MGDLDGEQKQLIKKLVNFRMKEGKKTRVRAIVYQTFHRPARTERDVIKLMVDALENIKPICEVERVGRAGTIYDVPRIVARDRQQTLAIRWTLEAAFKRRISYRISLEQCSFDEILDAYRKRGIARKKRGNLHRLASTNRSIAHFRWW